A segment of the Malaclemys terrapin pileata isolate rMalTer1 chromosome 1, rMalTer1.hap1, whole genome shotgun sequence genome:
ATCTGATCTGCTATTGACCTTTGGCTCAATGGTACTTAGTTCGGTATCTTTTGTGTAGGGTACACCAGAGGGATCTATTCATAACCATTCAGAATGGACATCTAGTGTTATTACCAATACCTACGTGCAGGGATGTTTCTTCCATTTACTTGAAATAGGTCACATTTGCCTTTCCTCTTAACATCGGTAGCAAAGGTCTTAAATCTAGGGCAAGAGAGACAAAGCTTCAAATGCTGTTTGTGGTGGCAAATACTGTTTTCAGCATTTGTTAAGGATGGTGATAACTGATCACATTGGGCTGAATGTCTGGCCACATTGGTCAGAGAACCAGGGAAGCTCTGCATCATATCCTGTGTTCACGCTTCTTGTCAGTCTGGCCCCCGAGAGGATAGACGCTTGGAGTAAAACTTTCAAAatcatcccattttcaaaagttactgaGCCACTTAGTCTAGATCCTATTCACTTTCCGTTAGACATAAGTTCCTATGTGCCTAAATgacttgaaaatgggacttagggtcCTGAGTCATTtggatgctttttaaaattttaccctTGGTGTTTATAAATGTCAAGAGTTTTCCTGCTAATGAGTAGTCTACTTGGTGGACATAGGAATTTAAGGGGAAAAGTTTCAAGATCCTGTGCTAAAAGGCCCATATGAATACTTCTATATGCCCTGTACAAGCTGCTCAGCTTTCTTCTCTTGTCTGTTTAGGTTCTGAGCTTCTTCCCTTAATGTTTGTGAAAAGTTGAAATAGCTATTTGATTATACAGAAGATAATCAGTTTCTCTCTGGGCTTTCACAAGCTTTACACGTGTCTTGATGTATTTGTGAGATATTCATGATCCTGGCAAAGCTGAGCATGAGTGGTTCATACGTCTTGTTTAATCCTTAaggcaggagattttttttcccctgtgaaatttACTGGAACAATATTTTTGTGCATAAAAATGGCTACCACCAGTTCAGGCTTTTTTGGCTGGCTTCATGGTATAGATAGTTCCTAATACAAAGAGGCTGAAATGATGGATGGTCTTTTTTTAGCTTCGTACACTTACACAATGATAGGATATGCGATTACAGATATGAGGAAAGCCCATTTTTAATTTTGTCCACTATCTGTGAGCTCAGATTTTACTTGCAACTTAATTTTCCTGGGGAAAATGACTTAAGTACTGAATAAGTGAAATTCAGGATCTAGTATCTGAACcaatttatattgtatttttaaatgtaccgTGGAGCTGTTGAAACACCCCAAATTCTCAAGTGATGTAGGTGTTCTATCCTATTCAGTCAATCCTAGCAATGTTTTCCTCTGTTTAGTGAGGCTGTTCTTCACAAGCTTAATGTCAAAAAGCTTGCTAGACTTGCATCTGGCACATATTAAAAAGACAGCCAAACCTTTTGGTTTTTTTATACTAATTCACTAAGTTCTGTGAGAttcactagaaaaaaaaatccaagtggCCTGATCGCATCTCATGGTTGGTTTGGCAGGACTGCAACCTGGTCATGACAAGGCTCATTTCATACAAGTGAGATTCAGCCAATCTTGgctctttttttaacccatgAGATTTGGAAGCTGTGTGTAATTCTTTAAATTATTAACTAAGGGTGGTTACTTAGGTTTGTTCTAGAGGTGTTAAAGAACCTCTTTCTGGGGTATAGGTGCCTTTATTTTTAGACTTCTTTCTTTTGAAAGGTATCTTACGTTGAATCCATCTGTCATGCAGTCACACTAGTGACTCCATAGTTAAAGTTGGAAGAAATTACCTTTATTTCCTGTTGCCCATGAGCTGTACCAGTTTTCAACTGTGAAATACGAATCCCAGTGAAAACTCTACCTACTATCCTGTAAATTGCAAATGTACCTGCTCATTAGAGGTTCACTAGGCTGTCCACCTATATGGTATAGACCAAAGACCTCATTTCCTTCTACACAAGattccactccccctgcacccaacTATGGGATGGATAACATCAAAGACTTGAAGCTGCATATAAAGGCAGGAGAGTTTTTTCTATATTCATCTTGAAGATGCAGGCCAGAAATTTCCCCTACCATACATCCTCAACAGATGGCCGGATATTGCCATATATCTGTTATAGGCTAAAAGGGCTAGTACAAAAGTTAAGCTGGAAaaggtaatattttattggaccaacttctcttggtgagagagacaagcttttgaatgcTTTTCTCTCTcgcaacagaagttgttccaataaaagatattatctcacccactttctctctctctctctctctctctctaatatccagtgcctgacatggctacaacaatactgcatagtACAGAAGAAATCACCGGTTAGAAAAGGACAGTATAGTAGTGATATAGACATGCACATGGAAAACATCACTATCTTCTAAATGGTAGCCCATAGGCTTCCCCTAATAATGGAATGAATGAGAGAGCATGTCCCTACCATCCTTTCATTTTGTCACCCTCGGACATTTGTGCTCCTGAAAGCTTCCCCACCTTACAGTGAATGTAATTTAATCCCAGAATATATTGGCATGGCCATCCTGACAGTCATCTTCCCTATAATCTTGGGAAAGCAGGGGTAAATGCTATAAGCTTTCTGTTTTGTTGTCCAGTTCTCTGTGATACTAAACTGGATCCATTAATCTTCTGTTACATATTTTAGTGGGTCCATGATAGGGTATACCATAGATgctttaaaaatgacattttccatcATGTAACTTCATGCATATATTTGTGGTTATAATTAGCTTTGCCCTTAACTGTCAAATATGATTATAGTTACAGAATTACTAGCATGTAAACAATATGCATAGTCAAGCTGCTTATAGAAACACATCTTGCTTAGGGCCAGCTCTGTTTCAACCATAGCTTaacaaaactgttttgttttatatttataggGACCTGATATTTATGTGGAGTAAACTGCAGCTTAAATCTAACCCTTCGAAACAAGTATTTGTTGATCAGTGCTACCAGCTTTTAAGGATAGCTACAAATGTCAGAGTAATTTTCCCTTTCATGAAAGTCATTAAGGATGAAGTAAGTGTTgatatttttttttgcattaccAATTTGACTTAGTCATTGCTACCTCATTTTCTTGTATGCAGCAAAGGGGGAAAGAAGGGATAGCTAGACAATATTAATTTCAAATTAAGTCAAGACCCAAAAAACTAGCTAAAAGAACTTGTGGGTACTTCATATGACCCTGAGTTCCCTTGTCCATTGTTGTGGTTTTACAAATGCACTTTTTCCTATTATTTAAATTGTGTTTTTTCTCATATTTCTATACGGTTGGGAGGAGCCCACATAAATAAAAGAGGAAATTGACACAACAGAAATGGCAtcatttacaataaataaatgcacaaagtaaacaaactagaaaaagaaaaataacttggTTTCTAATTTACTGCTGTTCTCGTAATCTTAAGTGTTCTAATGATAGTAACATGCTTTCATGCAGAAATCTGATAAACTGTGTGCCTTTTGGAGTTCCTTCAGCAACAGCCACTCTACAATAAGCTATAATGGGATACTACAACACAGTACGTGTCAGTAGATCAATACAAGTAACTTGTCTGTAGCACACGGAGAGGAGTTAAACATCCAGTGATCTAAATGATCAAAGCATCTGTAGACTTACAAAAGAAAATGGGAATGAAAAAATTATAGACTTATATTTCTCATCTAGAAGATGGGTTTGGCTGATTTCTTCAGTATTTTTGTATAAGATCATTTTGCAGTATTTTTGTTGGGTTTTCTTCATTTCAGCTGAGATTCAGTTGTCATTTTGACTAAATAGTATCTTCCATATAATTGCTTTCCGGTTGGATTAAATGTACCACCATTTATTGTTAATGGCTTTCACTGGGCCTCTCATACCTGTCCTGTGTCCGTTGGCATCCTAATTCCAGAAGAGCACATCTGCTAAAGCTTTTTGAAATACTTCCCCAAGCAAACTGTATATATTTACCATTCAGGAGGCGAATAGAGATTTTGAATTGTCTCACGGCAGGTATTATCAGTTAAATCAGTAGTTGTTAAACTATCATCCATCAACTACAAGTGGCCCCTACAGCACTAGCTGGTGGTCTGCAAACACCTGACTGGTTACATGGTGGTGTTTTCATAGTTTATATGAAAAGGAGCTAAAAGTACTCTAAATGCTTTTCTAATACTCCTTTGcaatgtaagcaattgctgtaattGACAGAAGGATGTTACTTGTTTGCCGGTGGGAGAGCTGATGACCCATGCAGTCTCAAATGAGAGAAAGTATGATCTGTGAGACAGCCTCTACTAAGATAAGGCCCACCCTATGTACATTTGAGACTCCTTGAATTAAGAAACTGACATGATTAATTGTAGCCTTGTTATTGGCAATATATCTGCTGACGAATTGGACTGTTTAATGTAATGTGGTATTACTTACCTTTGGCCAAACAAGGTTCTAAGCAGAAGACATGGTAAACTTAGTTGGTTCTCTGCCTTTTTATCTGTAGCCAAGGTATAGATCTATTTCTTTTAACATGAACCTTGAGTTTGTATGATAGTGGCAGTGTCCTGAGGGATTATTAATTCTTTGGCAAGGATCAAGCCTGGATCCTGGAAAAAAGAAAGTACTACAAACTCCACGCAAAAGAGCTAATATAGTAGACCAATATGCTAAAACACATTGTACTTCAGACACTCATTTCATGACATTTGGTACCAGGTTCAGCTTGTTCTTGTCCTATATGCTTTCCCATGTCTCTCAGAAGTTTGTAATAAAGTGCAACATTGCACATCCTAATGTGCCAAATAGCTCAAATTCCATATCAAATATCTGACTAACTTTGCAGCTGACAGCAGATTTTATAGTAGTAGGAACGTATTAGGTCTTCCTGGCATTCTGAGACTTAGGTGCATGAAGAGTGTAATCATTTTTTTCACTTGAACCAAAGTAAACATATATTGTTAACGTTACAGTATAGTTATACACAAGTGAAATAATTCTGTTAATGTTCACCATGTCTTGACTCTAAGTAAATAGTCCAAAAAATATTCCTGGTGGTTATGTTAATCTGGTACTGCTGTTAGTAAGATTTAACTAAACACTCAAGTgctatttagatttttaaatgccCCAACAAATATGTGAATATGTACGTACTCGTTAATACATAGATATTGAAGATGTATGCAACATATAGCTATAATAAAAACTTGTTCCCAAATTTTTCCTTTATCAAAATACTTTATCTCAGATAGGAGGCATTTTCAGAAACACATCTTAATTATAAATTTCAGTTAAGGGCCTAGCTTAAATTTCAAGTGATTAGTATTTTTCAGGGTGATAGCTCACCATTTCTGAAATGTCAGGCCATTATGATGTGtcagtttgggcacccaaaatcacttgtcACCTTTGAAAAGTTACGTCCATGTttgtagttttcattttttatgcaGTATAAGTTAAATGAGTCAAAATGGGGACAGATTTAGAGAGCCCAAGCTTCAGCAAACCTTGACCAAAACACTTCATTATATTCTTCTTTCCCTAGAGTCTGTGAAAGCATATTTAgaatacaggcgagtctcatcttacgcgggggttccgttccgcggttagcgcataaagcgaaaaccgcgtatagtcaaaattacattgagttgaatggcgggcggaatcgcccgcactacaggtacagtattaaaattgttatttttctcttttttgttttgttttttgttttgtttttgccgaccgcataaagctgaaatcgcacatgttaaatgcgcgtaagatgcgacagacctgtatgctCAGTTATATTATGAAATATAGACCAATTAATCAGGATATGGATTGCAGAATAGTGATTTGCACAATGGTCCTTTGCGTGCAGTTCTCTAAACTGAAACTAAAACATGCCCAAACGGTTATCCTGCTGTCTCTTTAACACAGAAAGTGTGCAGTGCAAAAGTATCGGAAGCTTTGTTGACagcactagatgtgcagcctgcAGTGCAAGCCAAATGTTATGCTCGGCATAGCTGtagtttatttttttgctttatttatatACCATTTAATAAAATCTGCTTTTGGAGGACTTTGCAAATTTAAACATTTACGTTAACAACTGAGATGCCTTCTGAATTCTACTtacctttgaaatattttaatacaaagtTGTTATATGTTGAAATTCAAGTATTGTTTTAGaactgtatttttgtttgttgctcTTGCTTTATTTTGCATTCAAACGTGCCTCTGTTGCAAGCCAACAATAAAAGCAGGGGATGATGTATAATTAATCTTAATTTCTTTTCTGCAGGTTGGAGAAGATGGCTTGCAGATTTGTGTTGAAATATGTGGCTGTGCTCTGCAGTTGGACCTTCGTGATGATCCAATTATGAAATGTCTCATATATAAAACGATTGCTCATTTTTTGCCAAATGACTTGGAGATACTCAGAATTTGTGCGCTTTCTATCTTTTTTCTTGAGCGCACCTTAGAATCATATTACACTGTTGAACATCTATATAAATGTGCAGATGAAGAGTATAATGAGCACACTAGTTCTGTTCAGAACCGTGTACGTTTTGAGTTGCTTCCAATTTTGAAGAAAGGTTTGTTTTTCGATCCTGAGTTTTGGAATTTTTTGATGATCAAGCAAAATTGTTTATCACTGTTGGGGGATAAAGCATCTGTTGGCTTAGGTGAAAGTACACTGGAAAATTCtgttgctaatacagagaagccGATGGAACGTCAGGCTTTGAGTGAAGAAGTTATCTCTTTAACAGATCTAAGTAATGGGGAGCTTGACTCTGAAGACCCCTCTGAAGACCAGTTTAAAGGTCACGCCAGAAAGAACCATGTAGCTCTTGCAGCATCTAAAATAGATCATAATGTACCAAGACACCGTTGTGCATTATGCAACAGGGAATTTCTTGGCGGTCACATTGTGAGGCATGCACAGGCTCACCAGAAAAAGGGCAGTTTTTCATGTGTAATATGCTGTAGGAAATTCAGGCAAAGAGGAATCATGCTGAAGCACTTAAGGAATCATGTCAAGAAAATACAAAGACAGCATCTTGCTGCTACCCATCATGATGATCAGGAAACCCCTGCTTTAAATGAAGTAAATTGCTCTGATGCATCCGTCTCTTTAGAAAATGGGAATTCTAACAGTTCTAAAGATAATGAATCAGAGGCTGCAATAGTTCCAAGTATTGATATGGAAGTACAAAACCATGACCAGGACTTGGATGTGGCTGAAAATCATGTAAGCCAACAGGATAATGTTATTGAAAATGGCAGTTGTGACAGCTGTTTAAATAACACTCCTGAACCTTTAACTACAGAGAGTTTGCCTGAGGGTGGTGGTAGCCCGAGTCAAGAGTCTCCTATACTTCATAAAGTAAATGGAGCTTTGTGCTCTCAAAAGGATCTGGATGTTATGGATCAAGAAGGTAACTTCAAGTGCCCTGCCAACAGTTGCATTAGAGTGTTTAAAAAGATAAGATTTCTCAATAAACATGCAAGAAAAGCTCACCCAACTGATCTGAAGGTGCAGCAGCATATAATGAAGTGGAATAAAGGAAAATGTCGGTTCTGTCAAAGAAAGTTTGCAGATTCTCAGCATTTCATAGATCACCTGAAGCGACACGTATATCCAAATGTTtacttttgtttacattttaactGTAATCAGAGATTTAAGCTGTCCACTGAGCTGGCAGAGCATACGAAAAGTCACAGTGTGTTTAAGGCTCAGTGCAATTTTGCAGAGTGCTGCGAGCTTTTTGAAGAGCTTCCTTTGCTGTATGAACATGAGGCTCAgcattatttaaacaaaacagagTGTTCTGAAGTAAATGAAGAAAATTCATCAGATACTCTATCAGAGTCACTTTGTGGTTTTCAAGAAAAAGATGCATCTAGTAGCGAAAAAGAAGCTGTAGATTTACCAGTTCCAACTTGGAAGGCAAGGAAAGACTCTACAGAACCAAAGACATATATCCAGAGTATTGAGAAGAAAGCATACAATGTAATTCAGAATGGGAGTGAAAATTCATCTGACGTTACTGCTACAGTTTTAAGCTTGATAGACCAAAAGATGCCTATAGTACAGCCAAAAACTGAAAACTGTAATGTTCATGACCAACTGGTCAATGGGCACATTGAACTGGAGCAGACTTGTTCAGCTTCATCAGATGCAGCTTTGGACAGAGTGGCAGATGAAACAAGGACAGAAAATGGGTCAATACCAGTTTTACAAAACTGCAATGATATACCACAAAACAATACTGCTGCAGTCTCTCAGTCACCTTCCAAACCAAATCAGACAACTGAAAACACTTCATATGGCTTAATTGTGACAAAACCATATGTTAGACCGTTGCCTCCAAGCTACCTTGATGAACGATACATTAGCATGCCAAAACGTAGAAAAACTGTAACTGATAAAATAGATGCCCATTCTGAGCAAGATAAAGCTTGTAGCAAATCAGCAGAAAGATTTAGATGTGGGAACTGTCTGACCACCTACTGTAACTCAGAAGCACTTGAGGCTCACCTTGCACAAAAGAAATGTCAGACGCTCTTTGGAtttgattcagatgatgaaagtaAGTCTTACAATGCTTCTATATGCAGACGTTTAGAGAGAGAAACTAAGAGAAATGGTCCTTGGAAACAGGCTTCAAGgcagaacagatttaaaaaaagacaaatagaGCAGATAACCAATTCCAGTGTATTCGAACCTGTACTAGATGTACTAGAATTGAGTGATAATGACCTgaataaaaaagtattttaataaaCCGGAAGATAAACTCAGTTAATCTAAGTGTTTAGGAAAAGAAATGAGATTTGAAAATCAGCAGACAGCTTTGATGAGAGCGCATTCAGACAAGACTGACTTTGGTAGTTTAGTCTATGCATTTTCTACTTGCATGTTCAAAACTAGGCATGTTGACAAACTCAAGCAAAATTCCAATTTAAAGCACTATTTGCATGGGAACAAAATGAAAGCTAACAAACTTAATCTGTTTTACAGGTGCCTGATTAAATGTTGTGGGAAGATGTATCAATTGAGGAGTGGTGTGAGAAAACACTACGTGAAGAAGCATCAGTTTGCTGTTTCCCAGATGGCCTTAATCATAAAGCAGACTCAAATTACTaaagaaaaatgtgaccttgATAAAAGACAAAGCACATTTTCTAGATAAAACTCACAGAGGAATAGTAGGAGCGGTGCAGGTTTTGAGTCCAGAAAGGTTGCTACAAACTCCCCAAAGTACCAGTTACCCAGAAAGCCCCATGAAGTGTATGAGCAAAGAACAGCAGCAGAGTGTCTGGCATGAGCgcttaagaaaaataaaacactcaGCTGAGTAGGCAGAGAAGAGAAGTGGCTGTTGCCTTAGAGAAAGAAACACCACTGTAACCTGTGCCACTGGATTAAAAAGTTGTAATAAGAGAAACCATTCCTATCCATGCAAGTTGAAAGGGTGTCGTTCCACATTATTAAAAAGATTTAATTTAAAGagacattacatttattttcatggTATGTATAAAAATCTGATAGAGGAAACGGACATTCTTTTTTCAGCGTTTAGGTCTTCAGCGAAAAATCAAGGAGGTCATTTAATAAACTTGTGTTCAGAATCCAAAATGAAGAATTTAGAGAAAAGTCTAAGATGGACAGTGGGTACCAATGGCCAAAAAAGTTAAAGTGTAGCATATACAATGAAAATTGTATCAACAGTCTGATTAGATGTGTCAGCTGTACAAGACACAATTCAGATGCACTTAAAAGCCCACTTAAAATATATGGCAAAACTACACATACTGACTTTttagaaatgttaaataaaaagtCCATTACAGGCACAGAGATTTAAGAAAAGTAATGTGTGTACAACAGCTGCTGGTACTAACACATACAGATTGAggctaaaaaataaatgtatgcgCGGCATGAATAAAGATGAATTTGAGCTGGCATATAGTGCTAAAATAATATCCAAATATAAAGATCCTTCAATTCTTAGTATGACTGATGGACAGAATTTAATAGACgcttttttatgaaaaatgtgaGTTAAATGAAGATAAAGCAAAGAATGTCAGTTGTTAGCAAAAATAGATCAGGAAGAAACTTCTATACCCACTCAGCATCCTGCAGTGATACAGCACTAAGTTTTGATTTACCCAGTAATGCTCTGTCATGTAAAGGAGGAATTCTGGGAAAATGTTAACAGGTCAACCTTAAAACACAGTACAGCCAGCAGTAGCAGTCTCTCTGGAAAAAAAGTGGTGGTCCTTATCAGAAACAAATGAAAGAGCTCAGCAATGTAAATCAAAGTGTTTAAGTACTTTGGCCAGCAAAAGATTGCTGGTAAAGTGACATCCAGAATTAGTCTGTAAGGATGGAAAGTTTCAATATGTCACCTGTATGTAACAGACCTAAagacacacacaacaaaaaggcATTCCTGAGTTTTACTAATGAGGGTATTCtgcttcaaaaaataaaaaaattaattaattctgcacacaatatattaaaattctgcaaatgttatttgtgaaataaatgtggaggcgCCTGCTTGGCATTGGAGAGCACaggcactggctgcatggaggtggtaGATCACTGAGCAGCTCGCCCCACGCTACGGACTCGGCGATGAGGCTGCACCCACCCCTAACACAGCGCAAGGACAGGACCTGCCCTAGAAACAGCCCAGagtcctgcccctccatgccaggtgcaccaggtgtgggcaggcagactcagcaaggcaggatccaagtgtggaggggcttagtgtggggggatccaggtgtgggttgagagatTTCTGTGTGCGGCGATTTGAGTgctggcagctcagtgggggatctgcaTGCGGGAGACATCTGGATGCATAGGGG
Coding sequences within it:
- the ZNF654 gene encoding zinc finger protein 654, whose protein sequence is MAEDESDQESERLGEELEAIAGPRILAGVSPALSSQYYCRRFCQIVEDYAGRWQVPLPQLQVLQTALCCFTSACVSFPAECEHVQYVLSSLALSFFELLLFFGKDEFYEDPLKDILGSIQECQNLLSRYGNVNLELVTRIIRDGGPWEDPVLQAVLKAKPVSQELVNKYLSSENPLFFELRARYLIACERIPEAMAFIKSCINHPEISKDLYFHQAFFTCLYMSPVEDQLFQEHLLRTDCKSGIEIICNTEKEGKTTLALQLCESFLVPQLQNGDMYCIWDLIFMWSKLQLKSNPSKQVFVDQCYQLLRIATNVRVIFPFMKVIKDEVGEDGLQICVEICGCALQLDLRDDPIMKCLIYKTIAHFLPNDLEILRICALSIFFLERTLESYYTVEHLYKCADEEYNEHTSSVQNRVRFELLPILKKGLFFDPEFWNFLMIKQNCLSLLGDKASVGLGESTLENSVANTEKPMERQALSEEVISLTDLSNGELDSEDPSEDQFKGHARKNHVALAASKIDHNVPRHRCALCNREFLGGHIVRHAQAHQKKGSFSCVICCRKFRQRGIMLKHLRNHVKKIQRQHLAATHHDDQETPALNEVNCSDASVSLENGNSNSSKDNESEAAIVPSIDMEVQNHDQDLDVAENHVSQQDNVIENGSCDSCLNNTPEPLTTESLPEGGGSPSQESPILHKVNGALCSQKDLDVMDQEGNFKCPANSCIRVFKKIRFLNKHARKAHPTDLKVQQHIMKWNKGKCRFCQRKFADSQHFIDHLKRHVYPNVYFCLHFNCNQRFKLSTELAEHTKSHSVFKAQCNFAECCELFEELPLLYEHEAQHYLNKTECSEVNEENSSDTLSESLCGFQEKDASSSEKEAVDLPVPTWKARKDSTEPKTYIQSIEKKAYNVIQNGSENSSDVTATVLSLIDQKMPIVQPKTENCNVHDQLVNGHIELEQTCSASSDAALDRVADETRTENGSIPVLQNCNDIPQNNTAAVSQSPSKPNQTTENTSYGLIVTKPYVRPLPPSYLDERYISMPKRRKTVTDKIDAHSEQDKACSKSAERFRCGNCLTTYCNSEALEAHLAQKKCQTLFGFDSDDESA